CTCGCTGGCCAATTACATCGAGATCTTCGGCGACCCGTATTTCCACGACATCTTCCTGCGGACCTTGCGCATCTCGGCCTTCGTTACGCTGCTGGCCATGCTGATGGGCGCACCGGAGGCCTATATCCTGCATCGCATGCGGGCGCCCTGGCGCAGCCTTTTCCTGCTGGTGATGCTGGGCCCGCTTCTCATTTCGGTCGTCGCGCGCACGCTGGGCTGGGCGATGCTGCTCGGCTCCAACGGCATCATCAACCAGGGCCTGATGGGCATCGGCCTTCTGAGCACCCCCATCCAGTTCATGTATACCGAAACCGGCGTCATCATCGCGCTGGCGCACGTGATGCTGCCCTTCATGGTGATTTCGGTCTGGGCCTCGCTCCAGAAGCTCGACCCGCAGGTCGAGAATGCCGCCGTTTCGCTGGGGGCAAGGCCCGGCACCGTCATCCGGCGCGTGGTGCTGCCACAGATCATGCCGGGCATACTGTCGGGGTGCATCATCGTCTTCGCGCTGGCGGCATCGGCCTTCGCGACACCGGCCATCATCGGCGGCAGGCGGCTCAAGGTAGCGGCGACGCTGGCCTATGACGAGTTCCTCTCGACGCTCAACTGGCCGCTCGGCGCGGCCATCGCGATGCTGCTTCTGGTCGCCATCATCATCATCATCGTCGGT
This genomic window from Aureimonas sp. OT7 contains:
- a CDS encoding ABC transporter permease, coding for MSGAATLRAPATGAAARRRRSFAPLLLSLPALAVVGTLIIVPLAMTAMLSLHSFGMYTGVTDDVSLANYIEIFGDPYFHDIFLRTLRISAFVTLLAMLMGAPEAYILHRMRAPWRSLFLLVMLGPLLISVVARTLGWAMLLGSNGIINQGLMGIGLLSTPIQFMYTETGVIIALAHVMLPFMVISVWASLQKLDPQVENAAVSLGARPGTVIRRVVLPQIMPGILSGCIIVFALAASAFATPAIIGGRRLKVAATLAYDEFLSTLNWPLGAAIAMLLLVAIIIIIVGCNRLVERRYAEVFE